The sequence CAATTGTAAATCCTGTCGGCTCCAGTTGCCAGCTCCAGAGTTCCTCTGCGCTGTTGTATGGGAAGTACTCTCCGATATCAACTCTTTCTGCCAGCTGTTTAAATATCCACCAGCCTGGTTTTGTGTCAAATTCCGGTTCCACGGCTCGTTTTCGTATGGCAAGACGAGGTTTTAAACTTTTCTGCACACAGATGGTACTTTCCCGTTCCAGATAAGTTGACTCCGGGAGTATAACGTCTGAAAACCAGCCGAATTCACTGTAATGGGTGTCAATGGAAACCAGAAGGTCACAGTGTTCAAAGGACATTTTCTGACGCTGCGGATCGGGCATTCCGGAGAATGGGTCGTGCCGCATTGCGATCCAGGCTTTAACAGGATAGGGATCCTCTTTTTCCATGGCATCGAAAAACAGGTGAGCGAGACCCGGCCCTTTATCAAAATGCTTATATTTCCAGCCGACACCATCAGCACGTTTTATATCTGGTTTTGGACAGTCAAGTGCCCGAAGTCCTTTTACGCCACAGTCCCCAGGGCCTTTAGGGATAAGGAGTCCACCCTTCTGTTCAATATTCCCCATAAGAACATTTAAGATATGGAGACCTCGACTGGCATAGAAAGAATCCTTGTAGCGGGACAGATTCCAGCCAGGGTGAAAAATCACCTTTGGCATTGCTGGTATTATTTCGTCAATAAAGGCATGGATGGCCTTTGCTTTGATACCACATTCCTTTGCCGCCCAGTCCGGGGTGTACTGTTCTACGAAATACGTAAGTTCATCAAAACCAGAGACATAGCGTTCGACAAAATCAGCATCGTAGGCATCTCTTCTGATCAGTTCATGAATCATCGCAAGGATAAGGGCGTAGTCTGTCCCTGGTCTTACCTGAAAAAAACGATCCGCCTTGATTCCTGTCATAGTCTGGCGAACGTCAACATAGGTCAGTTTTCCGCCATTTTCCAGCATATCCATAGTCTGGAGGTTTTCACCAATACGCAGTGAGGCAAACATATTACGGCCGAAGAGGATCAGATGTTTTGCGTTTTTTATGTCATAGATAAAACCTTTACGTCCTACGCCATTAATGGAAAGACTTGCATGGTGAGTGTTTCGTCCGCAGGTGCAGTCATGGTTGGTGTAGTTTGGAGATCCAAAGGCATGGATAAATGTTTTATACATATTTTGCCATGGGCCACCCCTTGATGAAAGAACCACGGATTCCGGACCATATTCAGTTTTGATCTTTTTCAATTTATTACTGATATAATCAAGTGCCGTCGGCCAGCTGACTTTCTGCCAGCGTCCCTCACCGCGGGCTCCCTCTCTAATGAGAGGTTGCTGCGGTCTTTCACGGTCAGCAACAAGAGCAGGCCCTGCAGATCCCTTGGCACAGAGAGCGCCACCGAGGATATGCTGGTTTCCTTCTATCCATGTTACTTTATTATTTTCTGACTCCACGCGGATGGGACAGCGCACGGTGCACATCCCACACATGGAGTAAACAGATTTTTTCATTTGAATTCCTCCTCTAAAGAAAACCGATCTGATTTACTTGGCAGCAACCACATGATTAATATTCAACTCCTTTATTATTTTGTTGCGTCTGTGTCGTTCAATTGCTTTTTTTAGAAATGTCCAGCCAATGTAGGAGGACACGAGTGAGACTAAATAGAAAAACAGAGATCCAATAAACACGGGGTCTCCGCTGGATGAGCCAAACTGCACAATGTACTCCCTACCGGTGAGTTCCATCAGCCTTTCAGGTCGATAATATGCATTTACATAGGACAGCACCATCAGGATTGGTAGATACATTGTGGCAAAACTCATTAACAGACCTTCAAGAAAATAATCATAATAGGCACGGTTAAGTTTTGCCTGATCAATGTTTTTTGCCATCCGTGATCCCTTTTCACGGTCTTCACAACGCATTGCCTCCTCTCTGACACCAAGCCAGTAGTTGAACTCTTCTTCCAGCATGATATGCCTTTTAGTGCGACATTTTTTCCCAAGAAACTTGGTGGAGAAAACTGTAGTGAGGGCAAG comes from Desulfocapsa sulfexigens DSM 10523 and encodes:
- a CDS encoding molybdopterin-containing oxidoreductase family protein; translated protein: MKKSVYSMCGMCTVRCPIRVESENNKVTWIEGNQHILGGALCAKGSAGPALVADRERPQQPLIREGARGEGRWQKVSWPTALDYISNKLKKIKTEYGPESVVLSSRGGPWQNMYKTFIHAFGSPNYTNHDCTCGRNTHHASLSINGVGRKGFIYDIKNAKHLILFGRNMFASLRIGENLQTMDMLENGGKLTYVDVRQTMTGIKADRFFQVRPGTDYALILAMIHELIRRDAYDADFVERYVSGFDELTYFVEQYTPDWAAKECGIKAKAIHAFIDEIIPAMPKVIFHPGWNLSRYKDSFYASRGLHILNVLMGNIEQKGGLLIPKGPGDCGVKGLRALDCPKPDIKRADGVGWKYKHFDKGPGLAHLFFDAMEKEDPYPVKAWIAMRHDPFSGMPDPQRQKMSFEHCDLLVSIDTHYSEFGWFSDVILPESTYLERESTICVQKSLKPRLAIRKRAVEPEFDTKPGWWIFKQLAERVDIGEYFPYNSAEELWSWQLEPTGFTIADFDAKGFVPLTDEPIMYDPLKLEGQFNTPSGKIEIISKKLEDAGLPSLKEYQSPIKPPKGMFRLVYGRSAVHSHGHTTNNPLLSELMPENSLWINTRAADKLGIANGDLVNVSSEDESYSGPMHAHVVDYIHPEAVYMVHGFGKQIPLQTRSYHAGISDQKLMIGKLDDWDQAGGAINLCESFVLVRRSVRNPKRRVEL